The Andrena cerasifolii isolate SP2316 chromosome 14, iyAndCera1_principal, whole genome shotgun sequence genome contains the following window.
CGTAAATCTTGTAATTCGTTGACGAGATATCAGACTGAGAATGCTATGCAGAGTATGCAGAAAAATAGTTCCTGTAATAGAAAGAGCCGTGCTGCGCGCACAGAGCGTTATATAAAGCGTTTATCAAGGGACGAGGGTCACAGATTTCCGGAGAATCTGAACAATATAGCTAATAAACGCAGCAGTCTCGACTTTACGGAGGGAAACCAGACCTTTGATACAGGCAACGAACCATTTCAGCCTGCGATACAACCACAGCGTTTCATTACTCCGTCGAACAGTTACACCTTCCCGGTGCAAAGGTCCATTGAGAATTTGCGACAGGCATCTGTGCCAACGTCCAGCTGTCAGACACAGTCGTCTACTGACCTCACGAAATATCCGGCCAAACGATATATTACAGATTTGAACCAAAATAACACATATGCGAAAGCAAATATTTTGCGGAAAGACAACCGGTACGTAAATCACGAAGAGAATAATTACTTTTCAAATTCGCCTGTAACAGGCACTAACTATGCGAGACCTTACGATCATGTAAGGAATAATCAGTCCGTGCATCAAAGTTCCTCGCCGCCAGAACCACCGCCAAGAGATCCACGTTGTAGAGTTTTCTCCTACGGCTGTAATTCATTTCCGTTCAACGGGAAGTATCGAGTAACAAAATACGACGATGCTCCGCGCACGAAAATGGACGATATTCGCGAAGCCCCGAGAGATGGCTTGAAGGGCTTGCGTTCGTACGAGTCAAATAACGAGATCAGTTGGTGTGGCTCCAGTAAACAGTGCCCGCGGCGTCCGTTGTCCTTAACAGTAACCCCAACGCAATTATGTAACTTATCGAAGTGTACGAACAATAAACACAAGTCAACTGGCAGGCACGTGGATGAGCCTGCATTCCAGGAAACGGAAGCAATGCGATGTCGCAGAAGAAACGACCGCAACGCTCAGCTCAATTCGAGTTTCAACGATTTCGATGTTAAAGCGCGCGGAAATCACCCGTCACTAACTGATACACAAAAGATACATAATAATCTTTCGCCTACTTCCAACGGGTCCGTAGACTCTTCCCATGCGAAGTTGCCTTGCAAACAGGTCGCCAAGGAGCATCCACACAATTCACCAAACAACACGCTTTCGATAAGCGGAAAAAccgagagaaaggaagagaaacaGATAAAAACAAGCGAGCAAGAGGCATTAGAAAGGAGAAGGAGTTCTAAGAACCTGGAAGAAGCGCTTTCTGAGTTAGAAGCGATATACAATAGTCTGAGTCTTGGGGACGAAGATCTGCTAGATCGGGCGGAACGACGCAGCATGGAAGAGTTTAGTCTACGGCGAGGTAGAAGCAACGACACCGTGGGGTTCACCTCGGTGGATTCGCCTGATAGATCGAAAGATGACATGGCTTACAGGAGGATGCACCCGAAGGAGAGGCCTACATCTTTGTCGGAGGTGGTAGGGCAATCAGCGCTGTCGAATATCAGCTACTTGATGGCCTCGCCCATCTTGTCGCGGAAAGACGCTGCTAACAATTATCCGTACGCCCCGAATTGCCCGGTGCGTCGTGACGAGCCGGACGTGACACGCGACGATGTCGTTTATCGGAGCATTCATCACTCCAACAACACGTTGAAAGTGGCCGATCCACAACCACCGTTCGGGATACCATTGGGGCCGGTGACGTCCGCCACGGAGAGCGATTATCTGCACACAACGCCGATCAAGCCGGAGCATCCTCGTTCGTCGTACATACCGCAGTGCGAGCCTGACATTGTTACAGACGACTTGGCCTATCGAACCCTACGGAAGGATGCCAACACAGCGAGGAATGCCGCTGAAAGCAGAAGCGCCGTTGCGAAAGATCAGGAGGCTACGTTCGCCACGAAGAAGAAACGAGCGGTTAGATCTCTGTCCGCTAACCTGTATGGTTTGATAAATCAGGATCGTATTCATCTTCGAAGGGAGCCCAGCCTGCAGGAGATGAAGGACGAGATGAGCGAGCCAGCGGTCGATATTAAATCGTCGCCCATGCGACCTGATTACTTCAGGCGCGTCGTCAGCGACGGCGAGCTGTCTGATTACGATACTCGATGGCGTACCGAGAGCTCGTTGAAGAACAGCAGAACTGATATAAACGGTAATCATCCAGTCTCGAATGTCCATCGGAAGAAGCTCCGCGTTTACGTCTCGCCGTCGACGAAAGTGCAGAGCTTGGAGCAGAAGAACGAGGACGGCACGGTAGCACGAAGCTCTACGCCGCCGAACGACATACTGTCCAAAGCTCTGAGCAATGAATTTTGGCAGGATTGCTTGCAGCCGAGATCCAACGAATCGTCCAAGAAGGACACAGAATCGGATTTCACTACGTACAGCCGTTTGTGCCAAGATTTAGTTAATTTGATAGATGGGCAAAACGATGCGGAAGCGGGACCGATCGAAGAAACGGCGAACGTTCGTTTAGATCaatctataaatatagataGCCCGAATGATAGCAAAAAACCCGACAGTTCCTCGGTTTTACGTATCCAGACGTTAGGTAGTCATTATTCTATGCGTAATGGGGAGGATCGCGAGCGGGCCACTGGTAAGGAGGACGTGGAAAGACTGACGGAATCAATCGTTAGTCCTGAGGAGGATCCTGAGAAGACTGACGATAGCGCGTTCGACTTCTATCTGCGTGTCGCGGACGAAAATGTTAAACTAATTGCGGAGGCGTTCAGCAGCGTGGCGGATCGCTTACGCGATAGCCGTTTAAGCCAGAAGAATTCGCTGACGTCGTGCCGTTCTGAAATAGAAACCGATAGCACTCCGCCCGGCACCAGCACTCGTAGCTCCCTCGCTTACAGCCACGACGATGTGAACGACAACCTGTCTAGCTCGTCAAAGACCACCGACGTATTGGATACAGTTCCTAAAGAAGGTACACCGCTGAGCGTAGATTGGGGCCAGGACGGGATTGAACAGCAAGAAGCAAAGGATCAATCAAATATCGATCCAGAACTCGATCTGTCCAGAGCCGTGCATGATTTACAGTTAGCAGCGGCTAGTTTATGCGGACACGAGAAAGAAATTGAACAGCTAGAGGCATTATTGAAGAGAGATGCAAGCGATAATATTCCTTGCGCTACTAACGTTTCCATTACAGAGGAGAGGCCCTTGTTAGCCGCGGAAAACAGTTCCGCGTTGAGCAACGAAGAAAAGGAATTAGAATGTGGCCAAGAAGAAGTTACCGTAGAATTCACTGATATTAAGTTGCTGAGCGATGAGCATGACCCAGATAGCGAAGGTGAGAGTATAGAATACGAGGATGTTTGCGAACTGTACGACATCGGCATCGCTCGTTCGACTGGAATGCGTTTTTCGTATGTCACTAACCTCATAACCGTAATGATAACTACATACTCGATGGTTTTGCTGGCTTGTTTTCTTGCACTGCTTTTAGCCACCGTAGCAGCATCATGACCGGCCCATTAACGGCAGCGTTTTCATGCATTTTGTGATTGGAAGGTTTGACAGGAGGCAGCGTTAATATTCTGAGgctattattatttgaaatcatGTTACTAATGTCGTAGGTTCCCCGGCACTTGATCATTCGTGACGTGAACCATTCTAAATATGCGAGTGCGTAACTAACCGATACACGACGTCGTTGAGCGACATGTGAGGCAGGACAGTCGAATTTGAGTAAGATCAAGTTTCTATGGACTGTTTCGGGAGGAATGATTTGTTCTTGTTGTTATCCTTGTTAATGTTGTTGGTTTTAATAAAGTTTAAATATTAACTAGGTACGCACATTGTTTTCTTGTGACATGTGGTCATTGGTGTGACGCAGTGAGCCTAGTAAAATTTCGACATTCGATTATTTGTCAGACTTGTTTATACACCTAAACAAAATCATAAATCTTGAATGTTATTCGCGATTCACATTCTTGGGAAtattatgaataaattcatTCCTTTGACGTTCGTTCTTATAGATGCATTTATGCGCGGTTCAATCCACTTAATAATTAGGTAATTAAGTGTTTCAGCGATGAATTGTATTTTAATGGGAATGTGACATATCCGTGTTCGTTGTCTCATTAGTAATTCATGCCAAAGCGCTGATTACGTCTACATTATTCATCCGATTATAGTTCTCGGTATTTCGCGAAATCTCTGCGTATAGATTAAgtgttttaaaagatacgataggATTACAGACGGGTTTGTTATACTTGCGATTTCGTAAAGAATCAGTGGTATTAACGCGCACTCTACATTTGAGGTCGGTAACGAAGAAAGTAATTCAACTCGATTACCGAAGGCGGGTAAGTTAGTACTGAATAAACGATTCCAACCGCTAGGAGGATTGCGATCGAATTCCCTTCGAAATTAATAAACAGCTTCGTCGACGATGCTGTACTTAATCGATGGTTCTACCCGTGCGGAATCATAATGCCTACCACGCATAGCGTTACAATCTATTTCGaggcttcaccggtaacgtcgcatgcgacacgaaaatggtaagggggctctAGACACGGTGCAATAGCCCCGTGGCTCCTCAATCCGCgtaataaaaatttgatttaaaaatgTTGCATTG
Protein-coding sequences here:
- the LOC143376471 gene encoding uncharacterized protein LOC143376471 isoform X2, which translates into the protein MEKRSISGKDILRMDGLLPPTRRLPVCDAVASSGKKKDKKWSIGGILKRISSIRDYESSSNDEEMVYCTRQPRPRSVLNRKSQNVVLRPVEKSSTKHLNKSSSTNEATANSVDTSNLQKDSAHSRSSDGSLDGPSKKARKSKLKARIEAKRDQICADSSSDEGSRKSCNSLTRYQTENAMQSMQKNSSCNRKSRAARTERYIKRLSRDEGHRFPENLNNIANKRSSLDFTEGNQTFDTGNEPFQPAIQPQRFITPSNSYTFPVQRSIENLRQASVPTSSCQTQSSTDLTKYPAKRYITDLNQNNTYAKANILRKDNRYVNHEENNYFSNSPVTGTNYARPYDHVRNNQSVHQSSSPPEPPPRDPRCRVFSYGCNSFPFNGKYRVTKYDDAPRTKMDDIREAPRDGLKGLRSYESNNEISWCGSSKQCPRRPLSLTVTPTQLCNLSKCTNNKHKSTGRHVDEPAFQETEAMRCRRRNDRNAQLNSSFNDFDVKARGNHPSLTDTQKIHNNLSPTSNGSVDSSHAKLPCKQVAKEHPHNSPNNTLSISGKTERKEEKQIKTSEQEALERRRSSKNLEEALSELEAIYNSLSLGDEDLLDRAERRSMEEFSLRRGRSNDTVGFTSVDSPDRSKDDMAYRRMHPKERPTSLSEVVGQSALSNISYLMASPILSRKDAANNYPYAPNCPVRRDEPDVTRDDVVYRSIHHSNNTLKVADPQPPFGIPLGPVTSATESDYLHTTPIKPEHPRSSYIPQCEPDIVTDDLAYRTLRKDANTARNAAESRSAVAKDQEATFATKKKRAVRSLSANLYGLINQDRIHLRREPSLQEMKDEMSEPAVDIKSSPMRPDYFRRVVSDGELSDYDTRWRTESSLKNSRTDINGNHPVSNVHRKKLRVYVSPSTKVQSLEQKNEDGTVARSSTPPNDILSKALSNEFWQDCLQPRSNESSKKDTESDFTTYSRLCQDLVNLIDGQNDAEAGPIEETANVRLDQSINIDSPNDSKKPDSSSVLRIQTLGSHYSMRNGEDRERATGKEDVERLTESIVSPEEDPEKTDDSAFDFYLRVADENVKLIAEAFSSVADRLRDSRLSQKNSLTSCRSEIETDSTPPGTSTRSSLAYSHDDVNDNLSSSSKTTDVLDTVPKEGTPLSVDWGQDGIEQQEAKDQSNIDPELDLSRAVHDLQLAAASLCGHEKEIEQLEALLKRDASDNIPCATNVSITEERPLLAAENSSALSNEEKELECGQEEVTVEFTDIKLLSDEHDPDSEATPGGISGDSLSLFTVSAAFASLVSVLKRSRPRARFSRW
- the LOC143376471 gene encoding uncharacterized protein LOC143376471 isoform X3, whose translation is MEKRSISGKDILRMDGLLPPTRRLPVCDAVASSGKKKDKKWSIGGILKRISSIRDYESSSNDEEMVYCTRQPRPRSVLNRKSQNVVLRPVEKSSTKHLNKSSSTNEATANSVDTSNLQKDSAHSRSSDGSLDGPSKKARKSKLKARIEAKRDQICADSSSDEGSRKSCNSLTRYQTENAMQSMQKNSSCNRKSRAARTERYIKRLSRDEGHRFPENLNNIANKRSSLDFTEGNQTFDTGNEPFQPAIQPQRFITPSNSYTFPVQRSIENLRQASVPTSSCQTQSSTDLTKYPAKRYITDLNQNNTYAKANILRKDNRYVNHEENNYFSNSPVTGTNYARPYDHVRNNQSVHQSSSPPEPPPRDPRCRVFSYGCNSFPFNGKYRVTKYDDAPRTKMDDIREAPRDGLKGLRSYESNNEISWCGSSKQCPRRPLSLTVTPTQLCNLSKCTNNKHKSTGRHVDEPAFQETEAMRCRRRNDRNAQLNSSFNDFDVKARGNHPSLTDTQKIHNNLSPTSNGSVDSSHAKLPCKQVAKEHPHNSPNNTLSISGKTERKEEKQIKTSEQEALERRRSSKNLEEALSELEAIYNSLSLGDEDLLDRAERRSMEEFSLRRGRSNDTVGFTSVDSPDRSKDDMAYRRMHPKERPTSLSEVVGQSALSNISYLMASPILSRKDAANNYPYAPNCPVRRDEPDVTRDDVVYRSIHHSNNTLKVADPQPPFGIPLGPVTSATESDYLHTTPIKPEHPRSSYIPQCEPDIVTDDLAYRTLRKDANTARNAAESRSAVAKDQEATFATKKKRAVRSLSANLYGLINQDRIHLRREPSLQEMKDEMSEPAVDIKSSPMRPDYFRRVVSDGELSDYDTRWRTESSLKNSRTDINGNHPVSNVHRKKLRVYVSPSTKVQSLEQKNEDGTVARSSTPPNDILSKALSNEFWQDCLQPRSNESSKKDTESDFTTYSRLCQDLVNLIDGQNDAEAGPIEETANVRLDQSINIDSPNDSKKPDSSSVLRIQTLGSHYSMRNGEDRERATGKEDVERLTESIVSPEEDPEKTDDSAFDFYLRVADENVKLIAEAFSSVADRLRDSRLSQKNSLTSCRSEIETDSTPPGTSTRSSLAYSHDDVNDNLSSSSKTTDVLDTVPKEGTPLSVDWGQDGIEQQEAKDQSNIDPELDLSRAVHDLQLAAASLCGHEKEIEQLEALLKRDASDNIPCATNVSITEERPLLAAENSSALSNEEKELECGQEEVTVEFTDIKLLSDEHDPDSEGSPALDHS
- the LOC143376471 gene encoding uncharacterized protein LOC143376471 isoform X1; the encoded protein is MEKRSISGKDILRMDGLLPPTRRLPVCDAVASSGKKKDKKWSIGGILKRISSIRDYESSSNDEEMVYCTRQPRPRSVLNRKSQNVVLRPVEKSSTKHLNKSSSTNEATANSVDTSNLQKDSAHSRSSDGSLDGPSKKARKSKLKARIEAKRDQICADSSSDEGSRKSCNSLTRYQTENAMQSMQKNSSCNRKSRAARTERYIKRLSRDEGHRFPENLNNIANKRSSLDFTEGNQTFDTGNEPFQPAIQPQRFITPSNSYTFPVQRSIENLRQASVPTSSCQTQSSTDLTKYPAKRYITDLNQNNTYAKANILRKDNRYVNHEENNYFSNSPVTGTNYARPYDHVRNNQSVHQSSSPPEPPPRDPRCRVFSYGCNSFPFNGKYRVTKYDDAPRTKMDDIREAPRDGLKGLRSYESNNEISWCGSSKQCPRRPLSLTVTPTQLCNLSKCTNNKHKSTGRHVDEPAFQETEAMRCRRRNDRNAQLNSSFNDFDVKARGNHPSLTDTQKIHNNLSPTSNGSVDSSHAKLPCKQVAKEHPHNSPNNTLSISGKTERKEEKQIKTSEQEALERRRSSKNLEEALSELEAIYNSLSLGDEDLLDRAERRSMEEFSLRRGRSNDTVGFTSVDSPDRSKDDMAYRRMHPKERPTSLSEVVGQSALSNISYLMASPILSRKDAANNYPYAPNCPVRRDEPDVTRDDVVYRSIHHSNNTLKVADPQPPFGIPLGPVTSATESDYLHTTPIKPEHPRSSYIPQCEPDIVTDDLAYRTLRKDANTARNAAESRSAVAKDQEATFATKKKRAVRSLSANLYGLINQDRIHLRREPSLQEMKDEMSEPAVDIKSSPMRPDYFRRVVSDGELSDYDTRWRTESSLKNSRTDINGNHPVSNVHRKKLRVYVSPSTKVQSLEQKNEDGTVARSSTPPNDILSKALSNEFWQDCLQPRSNESSKKDTESDFTTYSRLCQDLVNLIDGQNDAEAGPIEETANVRLDQSINIDSPNDSKKPDSSSVLRIQTLGSHYSMRNGEDRERATGKEDVERLTESIVSPEEDPEKTDDSAFDFYLRVADENVKLIAEAFSSVADRLRDSRLSQKNSLTSCRSEIETDSTPPGTSTRSSLAYSHDDVNDNLSSSSKTTDVLDTVPKEGTPLSVDWGQDGIEQQEAKDQSNIDPELDLSRAVHDLQLAAASLCGHEKEIEQLEALLKRDASDNIPCATNVSITEERPLLAAENSSALSNEEKELECGQEEVTVEFTDIKLLSDEHDPDSEGLGAFGIGLLSSGAILSTLTLYFAVDACYNIFHQKESRLYKSNSIMILSVYPVASVCSLTAIGIPRTQLLSEAVTQIFLTISLYRLYLLLVYIGRKRVTKSPPLMLKVGPCCCWPCLPFPALEMTDANLSWLRLVVLQLPIVQGVTYCIFLFMAIEEPLLATQYGVCLQPTSVASILLGIYGLTITVKSLEEFAPEAKLHRRATVSQMVLLFSKLQAFIVKSLPQTGLFPCNPPITPQIYANVTYNALMLIEMLLLCYAARYVYYVELEREEPATTETTDRLKDKTTEPANTANNNEADRQPSAATA